A genome region from Piliocolobus tephrosceles isolate RC106 chromosome 8, ASM277652v3, whole genome shotgun sequence includes the following:
- the TRIP6 gene encoding thyroid receptor-interacting protein 6 isoform X3, translating to MSGPTWLPPKQPEPARAPQGRAIPRGTPGPPPAHGAALQPHPRVNFCPLPSEQCYQAPGGPEDRGPAWVGSHGVLQRTQGPPADRGGLRPGSLDAEIDLLSSTLAELNGGRGHVPRRPERQAYEPPPPPAYRTGSLKPNPASPLPVSPYGGPTPASYATASTPAGPTFPVQVKVAQPVRGCGPPRRGASQASGPLPGPHFPLPGRGEVWGPGYRTQREPGPGAKEEAAGVSGPAGGGRGGEHGPQVPLSQPPEDELDRLTKKLVHDMNHPPSGEYFGQCGGCGEDVVGDGAGVVALDRVFHVGCFVCSTCRAQLRGQHFYAVERRAYCEGCYVATLEKCATCSQPILDRILRAMGKAYHPGCFTCVVCHRGLDGIPFTVDATSQIHCIEDFHRKFAPRCSVCGGAIMPEPGQEETVRIVALDRSFHIGCYKCEECGLLLSSEGLQLLGSSDPPTSASQSAGTAGVSHLSWPSY from the exons cactccagccccaccccagggTCAATTTTTGCCCCCTCCCATCTGAGCAGTGTTACCAGGCCCCAGGGGGACCGGAGGATCGGGGGCCGGCCTGGGTGGGGTCCCATGGAGTACTCCAGCGCACGCAG GGGCCCCCTGCAGACAGGGGGGGCCTTCGTCCCGGAAGCCTGGATGCCGAGATAGACTTGCTGAGCAGCACGCTGGCCGAGCTGAATGGGGGTCGGGGTCATGTGCCACGGCGACCAGAGCGACAG GCATACGAGCCCCCGCCACCTCCTGCCTACCGCACGGGCTCCCTGAAGCCGAACCCAGCCTCGCCGCTCCCAGTGTCTCCCTATGGGGGCCCCACTCCAGCCTCCTATGCTACTGCCAGCACCCCAGCTGGTCCGACCTTCCCCGTACAAGTGAAGGTGGCACAGCCAGTGAGGGGCTGCGGCCCACCCAGGCGGGGAGCCTCTCAGGCCTCAGGGCCCCTCCCGGGTCCCCATTTTCCTCTCCCAGGCCGAGGTGAAGTCTGGGGGCCTGGCTATAGGACCCAGAGAGAGCCAGGGCCAGGGGCCAAAGAGGAAGCTGCTGGGGTCTCTGGCCccgcaggaggaggaagaggaggcgaGCATGGGCCCCAG GTGCCCCTGAGCCAGCCTCCGGAGGATGAGCTGGACAGGCTGACGAAGAAGCTGGTGCACGACATGAACCACCCGCCCAGCGGGGAGTACTTCG gccagtgtggtggctgcGGAGAAGATGTGGTCGGGGATGGGGCTGGGGTTGTGGCCCTCGATCGCGTCTTTCATGTGGGCTGCTTTGTGTGTTCTACATGCCGGGCTCAGCTTCGGGGCCAGCATTTCTATGCCGTGGAGAGGAGGGCGTACTGCGAGGGCTGCTACGTG GCCACCCTGGAGAAATGTGCCACGTGCTCCCAGCCCATCCTGGACCGGATCCTGCGGGCTATGGGGAAGGCCTACCACCCTGGCTGCTTCACCTGCGTGGTGTGTCACCGTGGCCTCGACGGCATCCCCTTCACGGTGGATGCTACAAGCCAGATCCACTGCATTGAGGACTTTCACAG GAAGTTTGCCCCAAGATGCTCAGTGTGCGGTGGGGCCATAATGCCTGAGCCAGGTCAGGAGGAGACTGTGAGAATTGTTGCTCTGGATCGCAGTTTTCACATTGGCTGTTACAAGTGCGAG GAGTGTGGGCTGCTGCTCTCCTCTGAGG gtcttcaactcctgggctcaagtgatcctcccacctcggcctcccaaagcgctgggactgcaggcgtgagtcacctcaGCTGGCCTTCCTATTAG
- the TRIP6 gene encoding thyroid receptor-interacting protein 6 isoform X1, which produces MSGPTWLPPKQPEPARAPQGRAIPRGTPGPPPAHGAALQPHPRVNFCPLPSEQCYQAPGGPEDRGPAWVGSHGVLQRTQGPPADRGGLRPGSLDAEIDLLSSTLAELNGGRGHVPRRPERQAYEPPPPPAYRTGSLKPNPASPLPVSPYGGPTPASYATASTPAGPTFPVQVKVAQPVRGCGPPRRGASQASGPLPGPHFPLPGRGEVWGPGYRTQREPGPGAKEEAAGVSGPAGGGRGGEHGPQVPLSQPPEDELDRLTKKLVHDMNHPPSGEYFGQCGGCGEDVVGDGAGVVALDRVFHVGCFVCSTCRAQLRGQHFYAVERRAYCEGCYVATLEKCATCSQPILDRILRAMGKAYHPGCFTCVVCHRGLDGIPFTVDATSQIHCIEDFHRKFAPRCSVCGGAIMPEPGQEETVRIVALDRSFHIGCYKCEECGLLLSSEGLQLLGSSDPPTSASQSAGTAGMGRLCRGRSGMADFAFSAHCGTQFWLDIWSRKWWETML; this is translated from the exons cactccagccccaccccagggTCAATTTTTGCCCCCTCCCATCTGAGCAGTGTTACCAGGCCCCAGGGGGACCGGAGGATCGGGGGCCGGCCTGGGTGGGGTCCCATGGAGTACTCCAGCGCACGCAG GGGCCCCCTGCAGACAGGGGGGGCCTTCGTCCCGGAAGCCTGGATGCCGAGATAGACTTGCTGAGCAGCACGCTGGCCGAGCTGAATGGGGGTCGGGGTCATGTGCCACGGCGACCAGAGCGACAG GCATACGAGCCCCCGCCACCTCCTGCCTACCGCACGGGCTCCCTGAAGCCGAACCCAGCCTCGCCGCTCCCAGTGTCTCCCTATGGGGGCCCCACTCCAGCCTCCTATGCTACTGCCAGCACCCCAGCTGGTCCGACCTTCCCCGTACAAGTGAAGGTGGCACAGCCAGTGAGGGGCTGCGGCCCACCCAGGCGGGGAGCCTCTCAGGCCTCAGGGCCCCTCCCGGGTCCCCATTTTCCTCTCCCAGGCCGAGGTGAAGTCTGGGGGCCTGGCTATAGGACCCAGAGAGAGCCAGGGCCAGGGGCCAAAGAGGAAGCTGCTGGGGTCTCTGGCCccgcaggaggaggaagaggaggcgaGCATGGGCCCCAG GTGCCCCTGAGCCAGCCTCCGGAGGATGAGCTGGACAGGCTGACGAAGAAGCTGGTGCACGACATGAACCACCCGCCCAGCGGGGAGTACTTCG gccagtgtggtggctgcGGAGAAGATGTGGTCGGGGATGGGGCTGGGGTTGTGGCCCTCGATCGCGTCTTTCATGTGGGCTGCTTTGTGTGTTCTACATGCCGGGCTCAGCTTCGGGGCCAGCATTTCTATGCCGTGGAGAGGAGGGCGTACTGCGAGGGCTGCTACGTG GCCACCCTGGAGAAATGTGCCACGTGCTCCCAGCCCATCCTGGACCGGATCCTGCGGGCTATGGGGAAGGCCTACCACCCTGGCTGCTTCACCTGCGTGGTGTGTCACCGTGGCCTCGACGGCATCCCCTTCACGGTGGATGCTACAAGCCAGATCCACTGCATTGAGGACTTTCACAG GAAGTTTGCCCCAAGATGCTCAGTGTGCGGTGGGGCCATAATGCCTGAGCCAGGTCAGGAGGAGACTGTGAGAATTGTTGCTCTGGATCGCAGTTTTCACATTGGCTGTTACAAGTGCGAG GAGTGTGGGCTGCTGCTCTCCTCTGAGG gtcttcaactcctgggctcaagtgatcctcccacctcggcctcccaaagcgctgggactgcaggc ATGGGGCGTCTTTGTCGAGGAAGATCAGGAATGGCGGACTTTGCATTTAGTGCGCACTGTGGCACCCAATTTTGGCTGGATATTTGGAGCAGAAAATGGTGGGAAACGATGCTTTAA
- the TRIP6 gene encoding thyroid receptor-interacting protein 6 isoform X2, protein MSGPTWLPPKQPEPARAPQGRAIPRGTPGPPPAHGAALQPHPRVNFCPLPSEQCYQAPGGPEDRGPAWVGSHGVLQRTQGPPADRGGLRPGSLDAEIDLLSSTLAELNGGRGHVPRRPERQAYEPPPPPAYRTGSLKPNPASPLPVSPYGGPTPASYATASTPAGPTFPVQVKVAQPVRGCGPPRRGASQASGPLPGPHFPLPGRGEVWGPGYRTQREPGPGAKEEAAGVSGPAGGGRGGEHGPQVPLSQPPEDELDRLTKKLVHDMNHPPSGEYFGQCGGCGEDVVGDGAGVVALDRVFHVGCFVCSTCRAQLRGQHFYAVERRAYCEGCYVATLEKCATCSQPILDRILRAMGKAYHPGCFTCVVCHRGLDGIPFTVDATSQIHCIEDFHRKFAPRCSVCGGAIMPEPGQEETVRIVALDRSFHIGCYKCEECGLLLSSEGECQGCYPLDGHILCKACSAWRIQELSATVTTDC, encoded by the exons cactccagccccaccccagggTCAATTTTTGCCCCCTCCCATCTGAGCAGTGTTACCAGGCCCCAGGGGGACCGGAGGATCGGGGGCCGGCCTGGGTGGGGTCCCATGGAGTACTCCAGCGCACGCAG GGGCCCCCTGCAGACAGGGGGGGCCTTCGTCCCGGAAGCCTGGATGCCGAGATAGACTTGCTGAGCAGCACGCTGGCCGAGCTGAATGGGGGTCGGGGTCATGTGCCACGGCGACCAGAGCGACAG GCATACGAGCCCCCGCCACCTCCTGCCTACCGCACGGGCTCCCTGAAGCCGAACCCAGCCTCGCCGCTCCCAGTGTCTCCCTATGGGGGCCCCACTCCAGCCTCCTATGCTACTGCCAGCACCCCAGCTGGTCCGACCTTCCCCGTACAAGTGAAGGTGGCACAGCCAGTGAGGGGCTGCGGCCCACCCAGGCGGGGAGCCTCTCAGGCCTCAGGGCCCCTCCCGGGTCCCCATTTTCCTCTCCCAGGCCGAGGTGAAGTCTGGGGGCCTGGCTATAGGACCCAGAGAGAGCCAGGGCCAGGGGCCAAAGAGGAAGCTGCTGGGGTCTCTGGCCccgcaggaggaggaagaggaggcgaGCATGGGCCCCAG GTGCCCCTGAGCCAGCCTCCGGAGGATGAGCTGGACAGGCTGACGAAGAAGCTGGTGCACGACATGAACCACCCGCCCAGCGGGGAGTACTTCG gccagtgtggtggctgcGGAGAAGATGTGGTCGGGGATGGGGCTGGGGTTGTGGCCCTCGATCGCGTCTTTCATGTGGGCTGCTTTGTGTGTTCTACATGCCGGGCTCAGCTTCGGGGCCAGCATTTCTATGCCGTGGAGAGGAGGGCGTACTGCGAGGGCTGCTACGTG GCCACCCTGGAGAAATGTGCCACGTGCTCCCAGCCCATCCTGGACCGGATCCTGCGGGCTATGGGGAAGGCCTACCACCCTGGCTGCTTCACCTGCGTGGTGTGTCACCGTGGCCTCGACGGCATCCCCTTCACGGTGGATGCTACAAGCCAGATCCACTGCATTGAGGACTTTCACAG GAAGTTTGCCCCAAGATGCTCAGTGTGCGGTGGGGCCATAATGCCTGAGCCAGGTCAGGAGGAGACTGTGAGAATTGTTGCTCTGGATCGCAGTTTTCACATTGGCTGTTACAAGTGCGAG GAGTGTGGGCTGCTGCTCTCCTCTGAGGGTGAGTGTCAGGGCTGCTACCCGCTGGATGGGCACATCTTGTGCAAGGCTTGCAGCGCCTGGCGCATCCAGGAGCTCTCAGCCACCGTCACCACTGACTGCTGA